The DNA region gtgctggtctCTGGGCAGCCTTGTGCTGGTTTAACTGGGAGGGGAATGCCCCCCAGCTCAAGGTGGGGTGAGCACTGCTCAGAGGACGGCTGTGCCCCTTCCCAGGATGTCGGAGGCACCCGGGCCTTGCTTAGCCCCAGGTTCAACCAGGCAGAGAGATGGGGGCAAGGAGAACATCATCCCATCCCGGCTGGTCCCCATGTGGCTcacccagcccctgctcaccgTGACTGCAGATGCTCCAGCTGCACCTGGAAGCTCTCGCTCTGCTCCGTCTGCTCGTCCAGCGACCGCTGCAGCTTCCGCGTCTGGTTGTGGGCCTCAtccagctgtgggatgggatgggatggggtgggatgggatgggatgggatgggatgggatgggatgggatgggatgggatgggatgggatgggatgggatgggatgggatgggatggggtgggatgggatggggtgggatgggatgggatgggatgggatgggatgggatgggatgggatgggatgggatgggatgggatgggatgggatgggatggtgCTGTTAGAAGCTGTGTAGGGAGCAGAACAGCTCCCTGGCCTCCTCCACCAGCATGAGCTTTCCCACCTCATCCTCAGCTTGGGCCAGCTCCTTCTTCAGTTCCTCCACCCTCAGGCGCAGCTTCTTCACCTCTCCCTCGTGCTGCTCCACGCGGCGGTTGGCATGGGCCAGCTCGGCCATCTTCTCCTGGTACTGCTTCTTCAGCTTGGTGTGGATGTGCTTCAGGTCGGCCAGCTCCTGTGGTGGGCATGGGGAGGGGGCTGAGCATGGGACAGCCACCCCCACCACCGGGtgtcccctcctccctccccagggatCTCTCCCATTGCCCCACCCCAGGACCCAGGAGCTGATGGGGTCACCACCATCCCTTGAAAGGTGATGGCAAAATTTAGGCTTGAGGGAATCCTTGGGGAGGCTGAGCCCCACAACAGTCACCCAGGGATGCAGTGGGGGGGGACACCACCCCTGTGGCACCTTGTTCTTCTCGAAGAGCTCAGCCTGGATGGTTTTGAGGTCGGTGTCCAGGGCACTGGCCGTCTGGCGCCGCTTGCGAGCCAGCACCTCCTCCAGGTCCTCGATCTGTGCCCGCAGCTTCTTGTTCTCCCGCTCCAGGTTGAGCTTCTCCGTCTCCAGCCGCTCGCGCCGGCCCCACTCAGCCGCattctctgcctgcagcctctccaTCTGGGACACGGCACGGGGtggctggggggcagcaggaCCCCCCTCTCTGCCCCCTTTGTCCCCATGCTGGGGTTTGGCCTCACCTCTGCACGCAGTTCAGCCAGTTTCTTGTCCATGCTGGAGCGAGCACCCAGCTCATCCTCCAGGTCCTCGGAGATGCGCCCCAGCTCGTCCTGGTGAATCTCCTTCAGGATGTTGAGCTGTGGGGGGACATGGCACCAAAGGGGGCTGTGAACGCCCACCTTCCACCTGAGCCCTGCCCACACACATCCACCCAACCTCTACGGATGGACCCACTGCATCAGTAGCACTAATGAAGATCCCTTAACAAGCAACCTGGAGTTGGGGAAGTGGCTGTGGGCCACCATGTCCATCAGGATGTGCCACCCTGTGAGGGACAGGCCAcctcctggggcagctctgctccccaggcaccTCACTCACCTGCTTCATCACCTCCTGCTTGTTCTTGTTGAGCTCCTCGTACTTGATCTTCCACTGGCTGAGCTCACCCTCCAGCTTCTCGATGTTCTTGCTGAGcgccagcttgtccctggggagaGGCAATGACAGTGACAGACCGCAGGACCCCATGGGACGTGCCATGCCAGTGGGGACCAGGCTGGTATCAGCTGGCACCCCGCAAGGGTGATGCCCCAAGCACTCACTCCCGCTCCTTGAGCAGCACTTTTTGGGACTCATCCAGCCGGAGCTTCAGGGCGGTGACTTTGGTGGCGTCCTCCTCCACGACGCTGACGTCCTCCCAGAGCAGGCGGCTCCGCTCCTGGCGGCTGAAG from Motacilla alba alba isolate MOTALB_02 chromosome 11, Motacilla_alba_V1.0_pri, whole genome shotgun sequence includes:
- the CCDC102A gene encoding LOW QUALITY PROTEIN: coiled-coil domain-containing protein 102A (The sequence of the model RefSeq protein was modified relative to this genomic sequence to represent the inferred CDS: inserted 2 bases in 1 codon; deleted 3 bases in 2 codons): MSQSGTSRLAGSPPLPGGSLLALLAPEPSPSPPSGTPSPGXPAGAAGRDWEGREELRLRELEEARARAAQMEKTMRWWSDCTANWREKWSKVRAERNRAREEVRQLRHRLEALTKELASLRRDRDRERPTSARRRRGHRRKHRHKAAAAARPDGAEGDAGPEQEPVRDVGAEVPQKAKELELMENILTSKQDESWEQRGPRASFSRQERSRLLWEDVSVVEEDATKVTALKLRLDESQKVLLKEREDKLALSKNIEKLEGELSQWKIKYEELNKNKQEVMKQLNILKEIHQDELGRISEDLEDELGARSSMDKKLAELRAEMERLQAENAAEWGRRERLETEKLNLERENKKLRAQIEDLEEVLARKRRQTASALDTDLKTIQAELFEKNKELADLKHIHTKLKKQYQEKMAELAHANRRVEQHEGEVKKLRLRVEELKKELAQAEDELDEAHNQTRKLQRSLDEQTEQSESFQVQLEHLQSRLRRQQSAPLFGKMRSARFGPDDAGDGTSDPDEDEDLQIQVP